In the genome of Paracoccus sp. MBLB3053, one region contains:
- a CDS encoding beta-N-acetylhexosaminidase codes for MFRFRIVNLGGGTVSATALCFASMTRVLMPAEISGADFSRRLGNHHRLAAPDGHRIAPGEAWDIEIRTLTHPPANRSQGAMSAWLETPEGDVPLLIGDLEALASAPVDPVRPAFEGQIEIPLSMLPWPQKAKVEEWGAQPGIRLRPDLVEIAALHRRLFPLAPSIISSAGRPVDPQDDPKLPEGGYVLDFAPEAIALCHHGPAGLRHGLIALAQIIHGALTDPRFDVPLRGRIEDWPRFAWRGMHMDVSRNFRPIEQVHRVIDILAWHRMNRLHWHLTDDEGWRLEIPALPQLTEIGSRRGMSEALAPQYADPATGQLGYYTGIEARALVAHGARLGIEVMPEIDMPGHLASLLAAMPELADRAELPDSYHSIQGYPNNAVNPAIPAVYDVLETVLDEVCDIFPSSLIHLGGDEVAPLSWQASPAAMRLAQAEGFGGKDVTDRLQAYFMRRMQDMLARRGRFLAGWDECADGGGVSAVGTLLFAWRSVEKTAELMEAGYDVVATPGQAYYLDMAHDHRWDGIGLTWGGVVPTEKTYGFEPSEGLPANAKGRLVGIQGGVWAEMLNSRARWNAMVFPRLSAVAESAWTLPEGKDFRRFMALAPLMPQL; via the coding sequence ATGTTCCGCTTTCGTATCGTCAATCTGGGTGGGGGCACGGTTTCGGCGACGGCGCTTTGCTTTGCGTCGATGACACGTGTTCTGATGCCGGCGGAAATTTCTGGCGCTGATTTCTCGCGACGTCTGGGAAACCATCATCGCCTGGCTGCACCAGACGGGCATCGGATCGCGCCGGGAGAGGCATGGGACATCGAGATCCGCACCCTGACCCATCCACCCGCAAACCGCTCGCAAGGGGCGATGTCGGCCTGGCTGGAAACGCCGGAAGGCGATGTGCCGCTGCTGATTGGTGATCTTGAGGCCCTGGCGAGCGCGCCTGTCGATCCTGTGCGTCCGGCTTTTGAAGGGCAAATCGAGATCCCGCTTTCCATGCTGCCCTGGCCTCAAAAGGCAAAGGTCGAGGAATGGGGCGCTCAGCCGGGCATCAGACTGCGGCCGGATCTGGTCGAAATCGCCGCATTGCATCGCAGACTTTTCCCGCTTGCCCCGTCGATCATCTCGTCCGCTGGGCGTCCGGTGGATCCGCAAGACGATCCCAAGCTGCCGGAGGGCGGATATGTACTGGATTTCGCGCCCGAAGCGATCGCGCTGTGCCATCATGGACCGGCAGGTTTGCGCCACGGTCTGATTGCGCTTGCCCAGATCATTCACGGAGCCCTGACAGATCCCCGCTTTGACGTGCCGCTGCGGGGAAGGATCGAGGACTGGCCGCGCTTTGCATGGCGCGGCATGCATATGGACGTTTCACGCAATTTCCGCCCGATCGAGCAAGTCCATCGTGTCATCGACATTCTGGCGTGGCACCGGATGAACCGTCTTCATTGGCATCTGACCGATGACGAAGGGTGGCGTCTCGAAATTCCCGCCCTACCGCAACTGACCGAGATCGGATCGCGCCGCGGCATGTCTGAAGCATTGGCACCTCAATATGCCGATCCTGCGACGGGGCAGCTGGGTTATTACACCGGGATCGAGGCGCGTGCACTGGTTGCACACGGCGCTCGCCTTGGCATTGAGGTCATGCCCGAAATCGACATGCCGGGCCATCTTGCCTCGCTTTTGGCAGCTATGCCTGAGCTTGCCGATCGGGCAGAACTTCCGGACAGCTATCATTCGATCCAGGGCTATCCGAACAACGCGGTCAACCCGGCTATTCCGGCAGTCTATGACGTGCTCGAAACGGTGCTGGATGAAGTTTGCGACATCTTTCCGTCCTCTCTGATCCACCTTGGGGGCGACGAGGTGGCCCCATTGTCCTGGCAGGCAAGCCCGGCCGCGATGCGGCTGGCACAGGCCGAGGGTTTCGGGGGAAAGGACGTAACCGACCGGTTGCAGGCATATTTCATGCGCCGGATGCAGGATATGCTGGCTCGGCGCGGTCGATTTCTGGCCGGCTGGGACGAATGCGCCGATGGCGGCGGTGTCTCTGCGGTGGGAACGTTGCTTTTCGCCTGGCGCTCGGTCGAGAAGACCGCCGAGCTGATGGAGGCGGGATATGATGTCGTCGCTACCCCCGGCCAGGCCTACTACCTGGACATGGCCCATGACCACCGCTGGGACGGTATCGGGCTCACTTGGGGCGGAGTAGTTCCGACCGAAAAAACCTATGGTTTCGAACCAAGCGAGGGGCTGCCCGCCAATGCCAAGGGCCGGCTGGTGGGAATCCAGGGCGGGGTTTGGGCCGAAATGCTCAATAGCCGGGCGCGCTGGAACGCCATGGTCTTCCCGCGACTTTCGGCGGTGGCCGAATCCGCATGGACCTTGCCAGAGGGAAAGGATTTCCGGCGTTTCATGGCCCTTGCGCCGCTGATGCCCCAGCTTTGA
- a CDS encoding FadR/GntR family transcriptional regulator, whose protein sequence is MLRQRMFGNQPRSSHARVVEELGSAIVVGDFAENSTLPGDQQLSGRFGVSRSVLREAMKTLAAKGLVRAKTRVGTRVNPREKWNFVDSDVISWKMQSGMDSEFVDHLRDMRLAFEPAAARLAALNATSDEIVNLFSIAARIDNPAHTRESVAQEDLNFHLAVAAMSRNPFMRSVTTLIEAALAVSFQISSPALSPEGISRCASQHLKIASAIAARDPEAAALAMRDVVLEGADRSREALDGDDPSRMA, encoded by the coding sequence GTGCTGCGCCAGCGTATGTTCGGCAATCAGCCGCGTTCCAGCCATGCCCGCGTCGTCGAAGAACTTGGCAGCGCGATCGTTGTCGGCGATTTCGCAGAGAACTCGACGCTGCCCGGAGATCAGCAGCTTTCCGGACGTTTCGGCGTTTCGCGCAGCGTCCTGCGCGAGGCGATGAAAACGCTGGCGGCCAAGGGGCTGGTCCGCGCCAAGACCCGTGTCGGCACGCGCGTCAACCCGCGCGAGAAGTGGAATTTCGTCGATTCCGACGTGATCTCATGGAAGATGCAATCCGGGATGGACAGTGAATTCGTCGACCATCTTCGTGATATGCGCCTTGCCTTCGAACCCGCTGCGGCGCGGCTGGCCGCGTTGAATGCGACCAGCGACGAGATCGTCAATCTGTTCAGCATTGCGGCACGGATCGACAATCCCGCACATACCCGCGAATCCGTCGCGCAGGAGGATTTGAACTTCCATCTCGCGGTCGCGGCGATGTCGCGAAACCCCTTCATGCGTTCGGTCACAACCTTGATCGAAGCCGCGCTGGCAGTGTCCTTCCAGATTTCCTCGCCCGCGCTTAGCCCAGAGGGAATTTCGCGCTGTGCCTCGCAACACCTCAAGATCGCCAGCGCCATTGCAGCGCGCGACCCCGAGGCAGCAGCGCTCGCGATGCGCGATGTCGTTCTGGAAGGGGCGGACCGATCGCGCGAGGCACTTGATGGCGATGATCCGAGCCGGATGGCCTAG
- a CDS encoding M81 family metallopeptidase, giving the protein MRVAIGGLHTECSTYSPLLQVASDFARSEGSALLDLAGVDHEWRGIEPVPIFHDRSIPGGPVSPEVFTAQCDEFCDRLADALPLDGVLLIMHGAYFVPGIDDPEGEFVERIRMIVGTHAIISSAWDLHGQISERIVNAIDAFAAFRTAPHVDQRETKARAARMLLDALHGGPRPLVVRVPIPLLVSGEMSSTYVEPCRSLYAALPEYDQKQGICDANLMIGYVWADSPRATAAAVVTCTDPDAGRAVARDIAHAYWSVREALLPDMISAPLDRLLDELDGPTILADSGDNPTAGAVGDRADVLEALLRRGWGSGTVRKAILAGIAAPRAVAALRLGASKVTIGGELGGGGPQVTIRPETVRFSKTEAIATLGGIDVVLTERRRPFHYLADFASLGLDPHGIHLLVVKSGYLSPDLRNLQMAQVMALTDGAVSQDLAMLENLHRHRPTWPFQQNDSPMV; this is encoded by the coding sequence ATGCGCGTCGCAATCGGCGGTCTTCATACGGAATGCTCGACCTATTCGCCCCTTTTGCAGGTCGCATCCGACTTTGCGCGCAGCGAAGGTTCAGCCCTGCTGGATCTGGCCGGCGTCGATCATGAATGGAGGGGCATCGAGCCCGTCCCGATCTTTCATGACCGCTCGATCCCCGGCGGTCCGGTTTCACCCGAGGTGTTCACCGCACAATGTGACGAGTTCTGTGACAGGCTCGCGGATGCCCTGCCACTCGATGGCGTCTTGCTGATCATGCATGGCGCATATTTCGTGCCCGGCATCGACGATCCGGAAGGCGAGTTCGTCGAGCGCATCCGGATGATTGTCGGCACGCATGCGATCATCTCATCTGCCTGGGACCTGCACGGCCAGATCAGCGAGCGGATCGTGAATGCAATCGATGCGTTCGCGGCCTTCCGCACTGCGCCGCATGTCGACCAGCGCGAGACGAAGGCTCGGGCGGCCCGGATGCTGCTTGATGCCTTGCACGGCGGGCCAAGACCATTGGTCGTTCGAGTGCCGATACCCCTGCTGGTGTCGGGCGAGATGTCTTCGACCTACGTCGAGCCCTGTAGGTCGCTTTACGCGGCCTTGCCGGAATATGACCAGAAACAAGGGATCTGCGACGCGAATCTCATGATTGGCTACGTCTGGGCCGACAGTCCTCGTGCCACGGCGGCGGCGGTCGTGACCTGCACCGACCCGGATGCCGGCCGGGCAGTCGCGCGCGACATTGCCCACGCCTACTGGTCCGTGCGCGAGGCGCTGCTACCCGACATGATCTCCGCTCCGCTGGACAGGCTTCTGGACGAATTGGATGGGCCAACCATCCTTGCTGATAGCGGCGACAATCCGACGGCCGGCGCCGTTGGCGATCGCGCCGACGTGCTCGAGGCACTGTTGCGGCGGGGTTGGGGCAGCGGAACGGTTAGAAAGGCGATCCTTGCCGGCATCGCCGCCCCACGCGCGGTCGCAGCGCTCCGGCTGGGTGCGTCAAAGGTGACGATTGGCGGCGAATTGGGTGGGGGTGGCCCGCAGGTGACGATCCGGCCCGAAACGGTTCGGTTCTCCAAGACTGAGGCGATCGCGACCCTAGGTGGAATTGATGTGGTACTGACCGAACGGCGCAGGCCGTTTCACTACCTGGCAGACTTTGCTTCGTTAGGCCTTGATCCGCACGGCATTCATCTTCTCGTCGTCAAGTCGGGTTATCTTTCGCCCGATCTGCGAAACCTTCAGATGGCTCAGGTCATGGCCCTGACCGACGGCGCGGTATCGCAGGACCTGGCGATGTTGGAAAATTTGCACCGGCACCGTCCGACCTGGCCATTTCAGCAGAACGATTCGCCAATGGTCTGA
- the yjfF gene encoding galactofuranose ABC transporter, permease protein YjfF, with product MIRARNLPFLATVLIFVVAYALCVLQFPNMLSYRVAGNLLTDNAFLGIAAVGMTFVILSGGIDLSVGSVIAFTSVFVAVLIRAGVHPALAFALALLVSTAFGALMGLTIHVLKMPAFVVTLAGMFLARGAAFLISTDSVPISHDFLRFLKGIFIRLPDKGRLSFLAILMLLAFVVGVILAHRSRFGANVYAIGGSEQSAELMGVPLRRTMVQLYAFSGFMAGLSGLAYTLYTSAGYSLATVGVELDAIAAVVVGGTLLTGGSGLVLGTLFGVLIQGLIQTYIVFDGTLSSWWTKIVVGLLLFAFIVLQRLIMLISERRATMSAAARE from the coding sequence ATGATCCGTGCGCGCAATCTGCCCTTCCTTGCGACAGTTCTCATCTTCGTCGTGGCCTATGCGTTATGCGTGTTGCAGTTTCCCAACATGCTGTCCTATCGTGTTGCTGGCAACCTGCTGACAGACAACGCATTTCTTGGGATCGCGGCTGTGGGGATGACCTTCGTCATCCTGTCTGGCGGCATCGACCTTTCGGTCGGCTCGGTCATTGCTTTTACCTCGGTTTTCGTGGCCGTGCTGATCCGGGCCGGGGTGCATCCGGCGCTGGCCTTCGCGCTGGCTTTGTTGGTGTCCACGGCATTCGGCGCACTCATGGGGCTGACGATCCATGTGCTGAAAATGCCCGCATTCGTGGTGACGCTGGCCGGCATGTTCCTTGCCCGAGGCGCGGCCTTCCTGATCTCGACGGATTCCGTGCCGATCAGTCACGACTTCCTACGTTTTCTGAAGGGGATCTTCATTCGCCTGCCAGACAAGGGAAGGCTCAGCTTCCTTGCGATCCTGATGCTGCTTGCCTTTGTCGTGGGCGTGATCCTCGCGCATCGAAGCCGGTTTGGCGCAAACGTCTATGCGATCGGCGGGTCGGAACAATCCGCCGAACTGATGGGAGTGCCGCTTCGCCGCACGATGGTCCAACTCTACGCATTCTCGGGCTTCATGGCGGGACTGTCTGGACTTGCATATACGCTTTACACATCGGCCGGATATTCGCTGGCGACCGTTGGGGTCGAACTTGACGCGATAGCGGCAGTGGTTGTCGGTGGAACATTGCTGACGGGGGGATCGGGCCTCGTGCTCGGAACCCTTTTCGGGGTTTTGATCCAGGGGCTCATCCAGACCTATATCGTCTTCGACGGAACGCTGTCGTCATGGTGGACCAAGATCGTCGTCGGACTTTTGCTGTTCGCCTTCATCGTCTTGCAGCGGCTGATCATGCTGATATCAGAGCGCCGGGCGACGATGAGCGCCGCCGCAAGGGAATAG
- a CDS encoding sugar ABC transporter ATP-binding protein, whose product MTKDALLSAQGIDKSFFGVKVLDGVDFSLRGGEIHALLGENGAGKSTLVKILTGAYRRDAGSMQLEGVKVEPRAVADAQDLGIGTVYQEVNLLDNLTVAENLYLGRQPRRMGLIDRRKMRKDSARLLARYGVPADPDETLARYPVAVRQIIAIARAVDLSGKVLFLDEPTASLDAREVEALFDVLRQLREQGLGIVIITHFLDQVYQIADRVTVLRNGRMVGSRDISELPRRELVAMMLGRELADATDHRDPGAVEPDIPAAFRFENYGKRGSIAPFDLDIRPGEVVGIAGLLGSGRTETARLMFGIDRPDSGHASVDGKPVELHSPQDAIAAGFGMCPEERKSDGIVGDLSVRQNILLALQARKGWARPIARREADAIAERYIGALDIRPPDPDRPIKFLSGGNQQKAILARWLATNPRLLILDEPTRGIDIGAHAEIINLIEKLRADGMALVVISSEIEELVAFSTRVIVLSDRQHVRELKGAEITAEAIVEAMAVPGDAA is encoded by the coding sequence ATGACCAAAGATGCGCTGCTTTCGGCGCAGGGAATCGACAAGTCGTTCTTTGGCGTCAAGGTGCTGGACGGCGTGGACTTTTCTCTGCGCGGGGGAGAGATTCATGCCCTTCTGGGCGAAAACGGGGCGGGTAAGTCCACGCTCGTCAAGATCCTGACCGGTGCCTATCGGCGCGATGCGGGCTCGATGCAGCTTGAAGGCGTGAAGGTCGAACCGCGCGCGGTCGCCGATGCGCAGGATCTCGGGATCGGGACGGTCTATCAGGAGGTAAACCTGCTCGATAACCTGACCGTTGCCGAGAACCTCTATCTTGGTCGGCAGCCGCGCCGGATGGGGCTGATCGATCGGCGCAAGATGCGCAAAGACAGCGCAAGATTGCTGGCGCGCTACGGAGTTCCGGCAGATCCTGACGAGACCCTGGCGCGCTACCCGGTCGCGGTTCGACAGATCATTGCCATTGCACGCGCAGTCGATCTCTCCGGCAAGGTCCTGTTTCTTGACGAACCGACAGCCAGCCTCGATGCGCGCGAAGTCGAGGCCCTGTTCGACGTGCTGCGACAATTGCGGGAACAAGGTCTGGGCATCGTCATCATCACTCATTTCCTCGACCAGGTTTATCAGATTGCCGACCGTGTGACGGTTCTGCGAAATGGCCGCATGGTCGGATCGCGCGATATTTCCGAACTGCCGCGGCGCGAGCTTGTGGCAATGATGCTGGGACGCGAACTGGCGGATGCGACCGACCATCGCGATCCGGGCGCTGTCGAGCCCGATATTCCAGCGGCCTTCAGGTTTGAGAATTACGGCAAGCGCGGCTCGATTGCGCCCTTCGATCTCGACATCCGTCCGGGGGAGGTTGTGGGCATTGCGGGCCTCTTGGGTTCTGGCCGAACTGAAACGGCGCGGCTGATGTTCGGTATCGACAGACCCGATAGCGGGCACGCTTCGGTTGACGGCAAACCGGTCGAGCTGCACTCTCCACAGGATGCAATCGCGGCCGGTTTCGGGATGTGCCCCGAGGAACGCAAGAGCGATGGCATCGTCGGCGACCTTTCGGTTCGACAGAACATCCTTCTGGCGCTTCAGGCGAGAAAGGGCTGGGCCCGACCCATCGCCCGTCGTGAGGCGGATGCGATAGCCGAACGCTATATCGGTGCGCTGGATATTCGCCCGCCCGATCCCGATCGCCCCATCAAGTTTCTTTCAGGGGGAAACCAGCAAAAGGCGATCCTTGCCCGTTGGCTCGCCACCAACCCGAGGCTTTTGATCTTGGATGAACCCACCCGCGGCATCGACATCGGCGCCCATGCCGAAATCATCAACCTGATCGAGAAACTTCGCGCCGATGGCATGGCTCTTGTCGTCATTTCGTCCGAGATCGAGGAACTTGTGGCCTTCTCGACGCGGGTGATCGTGCTGTCGGATCGCCAACATGTACGGGAACTCAAGGGGGCCGAAATAACCGCCGAGGCCATTGTCGAGGCGATGGCCGTTCCCGGAGATGCCGCATGA
- a CDS encoding type II toxin-antitoxin system VapC family toxin encodes MLILDTNVLSALRRPDRSPEVAAWLTYQDENELFLSVITLGEIERGIARQERGNPPFAQDLREWLTRTVSLFGDRLLPFGATEAQIWGRLSAEIGHAGADLQIAATALSRDAIVVTGNVADFRPTKCRLLDPFTGQQG; translated from the coding sequence ATGCTCATTCTGGACACGAATGTTCTTTCGGCCTTGCGTCGGCCCGACCGCAGCCCCGAGGTCGCGGCTTGGCTGACGTATCAAGACGAGAACGAGCTTTTCCTTTCCGTCATCACTCTTGGTGAAATCGAGCGGGGGATCGCGCGTCAGGAACGCGGAAACCCGCCCTTTGCGCAGGACCTCAGGGAATGGCTCACGCGGACGGTATCGCTGTTCGGCGATCGGTTGCTGCCATTTGGCGCAACCGAGGCGCAGATCTGGGGGCGCCTCTCGGCCGAGATAGGCCATGCCGGCGCGGATCTGCAGATTGCGGCCACAGCCTTGTCGCGCGACGCGATCGTCGTCACTGGCAATGTAGCAGATTTTCGCCCCACGAAATGCAGGCTTCTGGACCCGTTTACCGGACAGCAAGGCTGA
- a CDS encoding lytic murein transglycosylase yields the protein MGFSFRHTAGFAAIALVLASCGGGSYGPGRGGVAQQSQEIKWGRYQNPPPAKVAGLNSWIEGFKGQARSQGISDATLSFAFRDVVYNPEVVRRSQNQAEFKKSLWEYLENAVSEKRQVNGRAALSQFNSVLSRVEATYGVDKEVVTAVWGMESTYGERRGDLPLIEALSTLSYEGYRGSFFRSQLMAALRVLQAGDIDPGHMTGSWAGAMGHTQFIPTTYLSYAVDFTGDGRRDIWSNDPSDSLASTANYLAKSGWQRGLPAAVEVTLPAGFNTGLAGKGKRRSVAEWQSIGVRQATSRPLPPAGTSTELLIPGGPSGAAFLITRNFHAILRYNNADSYALAVSLLADRIKGYPGLANPWPADHPGLRLEQRKEMQRLLTARGFDTQGVDGNVGSNTIAAIRSYQSSRGLPVTGEPSAALLDQLRRG from the coding sequence ATGGGTTTTAGTTTCAGGCATACGGCAGGTTTTGCGGCCATCGCGCTGGTTCTCGCCTCATGCGGGGGTGGCAGTTACGGGCCTGGCCGGGGCGGCGTCGCGCAGCAAAGCCAGGAAATCAAATGGGGGAGATACCAGAATCCTCCGCCGGCCAAGGTCGCGGGCCTGAACAGCTGGATCGAGGGCTTCAAGGGGCAGGCGCGATCGCAAGGCATCAGCGACGCAACCCTTAGCTTTGCCTTCCGCGACGTGGTCTACAATCCCGAAGTTGTCCGCCGCAGCCAGAACCAGGCCGAATTCAAGAAATCGCTTTGGGAATACCTCGAGAACGCGGTTTCCGAAAAACGCCAGGTCAATGGTCGGGCGGCGCTGTCGCAATTCAACAGTGTTCTGAGCCGCGTCGAGGCTACCTATGGCGTCGACAAGGAAGTGGTGACCGCCGTATGGGGAATGGAATCGACCTACGGCGAGCGCCGGGGCGACCTGCCCCTGATCGAGGCGCTTTCGACGCTGAGCTACGAAGGTTACCGCGGGAGTTTCTTTCGCAGCCAGTTGATGGCGGCACTTAGGGTCCTACAGGCCGGTGATATCGATCCCGGCCACATGACGGGGAGTTGGGCCGGAGCGATGGGCCATACCCAGTTCATCCCGACGACCTATCTTTCTTATGCTGTGGATTTTACCGGGGACGGGCGGCGTGACATCTGGTCGAACGATCCGAGTGACTCGCTGGCCTCGACCGCGAACTACCTAGCCAAATCCGGCTGGCAGCGTGGTTTGCCCGCTGCCGTGGAAGTGACGCTTCCCGCAGGTTTCAACACCGGTCTTGCGGGCAAGGGCAAGCGCCGTTCGGTTGCAGAGTGGCAGTCGATCGGGGTCAGGCAGGCGACGTCGCGGCCGCTGCCCCCGGCAGGCACCTCGACCGAGCTTCTGATCCCCGGCGGTCCTTCGGGTGCGGCCTTCCTGATCACCCGCAACTTCCACGCGATCCTTCGTTACAACAACGCTGACAGCTACGCACTTGCGGTTTCGTTGCTGGCGGACCGGATCAAGGGATATCCGGGTCTGGCCAATCCCTGGCCGGCCGACCATCCAGGCCTGCGACTTGAACAGCGTAAGGAAATGCAGCGTCTTCTGACCGCGCGGGGCTTCGACACGCAGGGCGTGGACGGCAATGTCGGGTCGAACACGATCGCCGCAATCCGGTCCTATCAGTCATCGCGTGGCCTGCCGGTGACGGGTGAACCGAGCGCAGCGCTGCTCGATCAGCTTCGTCGCGGGTGA
- the ytfQ gene encoding galactofuranose ABC transporter, galactofuranose-binding protein YtfQ — MKRNFLAASSVACLMMSGAAFAADMTVGFSQIGSESGWRAAETTVTLQQAKERGIDLKFADAQQKQENQIKAVRGFIAQGVDAILIAPVVATGWEDVLAEAKDAEIPVILLDRQIDASDELYLTAVTSDQVFEGKVAGEWLVKDVGDQECKVVELQGTTGSSPAINRKKGFEEAIAGHDNITISRSQTGDFTRTKGKEVMESFIKAENGGKDICAVYAHNDDMAVGAIQAIKEAGLKPGSDIKVVSIDAVPDIFLAMAEGEANATVELTPNMAGPAFDVLEKYLADGTMPPKWIQTESKLFTQGDDPKGVYESKKDLGY; from the coding sequence ATGAAACGCAATTTTCTTGCGGCCAGTTCGGTCGCCTGTCTGATGATGTCCGGAGCGGCCTTTGCCGCCGACATGACGGTCGGATTCTCGCAGATCGGCTCGGAATCTGGTTGGCGCGCTGCAGAAACCACCGTCACGCTGCAGCAGGCCAAGGAACGGGGCATTGATCTCAAGTTTGCCGACGCCCAGCAGAAACAGGAAAACCAGATCAAGGCGGTCCGCGGCTTCATTGCCCAGGGGGTTGACGCGATCCTGATCGCCCCGGTCGTCGCCACTGGCTGGGAAGACGTGCTGGCCGAGGCGAAGGACGCCGAGATCCCCGTGATCTTGCTGGACCGTCAGATCGACGCGTCGGACGAACTCTATCTGACCGCTGTCACCTCGGACCAGGTATTCGAAGGCAAGGTTGCTGGTGAATGGCTGGTGAAGGATGTCGGCGACCAGGAATGCAAGGTCGTCGAACTGCAGGGCACGACGGGTTCCTCGCCGGCGATCAACCGCAAGAAAGGCTTCGAGGAAGCCATTGCAGGCCACGACAATATCACCATCTCGCGCAGCCAGACCGGCGACTTCACCCGCACCAAGGGCAAGGAGGTGATGGAGAGCTTCATCAAGGCCGAAAACGGCGGCAAGGACATCTGCGCGGTCTATGCCCATAACGACGACATGGCCGTTGGTGCGATCCAGGCCATCAAGGAAGCTGGCCTGAAGCCGGGCTCCGACATCAAGGTGGTGTCCATCGACGCGGTGCCCGATATTTTCCTGGCCATGGCCGAAGGCGAGGCGAATGCCACCGTCGAACTGACGCCGAACATGGCGGGGCCGGCCTTCGACGTTCTGGAAAAATACCTGGCCGACGGCACCATGCCGCCGAAATGGATCCAGACCGAATCCAAGCTGTTCACTCAGGGCGACGATCCCAAGGGCGTCTACGAGTCCAAGAAAGATCTGGGCTACTGA
- a CDS encoding ABC transporter permease, whose protein sequence is MRKMRQLQPQLLALAVVLVLVGLISPGFFSITVQNGRLYGSIIDVGVRVAPVALLAIGMTLVIATRGIDLSVGAVMAITGAVAATLVADGQPVLVVLVVSLALGLLCGIWNGMLVAFLDIQPIIATLILMVAGRGIAQLITGGVILTFNNPAFSFIGSGAVMGVPMPILIWLALGLVVGLLVRRTALGLLIEAVGINRRASMLVGVRARFLILATYGISGLCAAMAGMIVTADIHGADANNAGLWLELDAILAVVIGGTSLAGGRFSITASLIGALIIQALNTGILMSGWPPEFNLIVKAVVIVTILTLQSPAVADELATLRDLLRRKGVSK, encoded by the coding sequence ATGAGAAAAATGCGTCAATTGCAGCCCCAATTGCTGGCTCTGGCTGTCGTTCTGGTGCTCGTCGGTCTGATTTCGCCAGGGTTTTTCTCGATCACGGTGCAGAACGGACGGCTTTACGGAAGCATCATCGATGTCGGTGTTCGCGTGGCACCTGTCGCGCTTCTCGCCATCGGCATGACTCTGGTCATAGCGACGAGGGGAATTGACCTGTCGGTCGGGGCAGTCATGGCGATCACTGGTGCAGTGGCCGCCACGCTTGTTGCCGATGGCCAGCCCGTACTGGTGGTTCTGGTGGTGTCGCTGGCCCTTGGCCTGCTTTGCGGGATCTGGAACGGAATGCTGGTCGCATTTCTCGATATCCAGCCGATCATCGCGACGCTTATTTTGATGGTGGCAGGGCGTGGAATCGCGCAGTTGATCACCGGTGGCGTGATCCTCACCTTCAACAACCCGGCCTTTTCGTTCATTGGCTCGGGCGCTGTCATGGGCGTTCCGATGCCTATTCTCATCTGGCTTGCCCTGGGGCTGGTCGTCGGCCTTCTTGTCCGGCGGACCGCATTGGGGCTGCTGATCGAGGCTGTCGGGATCAACCGGCGCGCGTCGATGCTCGTGGGCGTGCGTGCCCGCTTCCTGATCCTGGCGACCTACGGGATTTCCGGGTTGTGCGCGGCAATGGCGGGAATGATCGTGACGGCCGACATTCACGGCGCCGACGCCAACAATGCCGGTTTGTGGCTTGAACTCGATGCCATCCTGGCCGTGGTGATCGGGGGGACCTCGCTGGCCGGTGGGCGCTTCTCGATCACCGCTTCGCTGATCGGCGCGCTGATCATCCAGGCGTTGAACACAGGCATCCTGATGTCGGGCTGGCCCCCGGAGTTCAACCTGATCGTGAAGGCTGTGGTGATCGTGACGATTCTGACCCTGCAATCCCCCGCTGTTGCTGACGAATTGGCCACATTGCGAGACCTGCTGCGCCGCAAGGGGGTGTCGAAATGA